In one window of Firmicutes bacterium HGW-Firmicutes-1 DNA:
- a CDS encoding rod shape-determining protein (functions in MreBCD complex in some organisms), whose translation MIHQEIGIDLGTANTLIYRSHKGLVYNEPTVIAVNKGSNRVLAVGTEAKEMLGRTHDGVKAVKPLLQGIISNYEYAELMLKYCLQKTGGTGLFKPNITICVPSGVSEIERRAVEEVSYRLGARNVFILDEPIAAAVGIGIDINGAVGNMLIDVGGGTTDIAVISLGGLVTNTSVKLASDDFDNAIIKLVREVHHVLIGELMAEKIKMKLGTVDSKYEYKEMTVSGLDMVKGIPQIIKVNSTEIKNILMPIALILTEQVQQVLERTPPELVADIGLKGIVLTGGGSCLDGIDKLIEEKIGVSVKRAEEPLSSVGTGLMKKINGKYIKVKN comes from the coding sequence ATGATACATCAAGAGATTGGTATTGATTTGGGCACAGCCAATACGTTAATTTATAGAAGCCATAAGGGGCTGGTTTATAACGAGCCAACTGTTATTGCAGTGAATAAAGGAAGTAATCGGGTTTTGGCTGTTGGAACTGAAGCGAAAGAAATGCTTGGCAGAACCCATGATGGCGTTAAAGCTGTCAAGCCACTACTTCAAGGTATCATTTCAAATTATGAATATGCAGAGCTTATGTTGAAATATTGTTTACAAAAAACAGGGGGTACAGGTCTATTCAAACCCAATATTACTATTTGTGTGCCGAGTGGTGTTTCAGAAATTGAAAGAAGAGCTGTTGAAGAAGTCAGTTACCGTTTGGGTGCAAGAAATGTTTTTATCTTAGATGAACCTATTGCTGCGGCAGTAGGAATTGGCATCGATATTAATGGTGCTGTTGGAAATATGTTGATAGATGTGGGTGGTGGTACCACAGATATTGCTGTTATTTCACTTGGTGGGCTGGTAACAAATACATCAGTTAAGTTAGCCAGTGATGACTTTGATAATGCAATTATTAAATTGGTACGTGAAGTGCACCATGTTCTTATTGGAGAGCTTATGGCAGAAAAAATCAAGATGAAACTTGGAACCGTTGATTCTAAGTATGAGTATAAAGAAATGACCGTTAGTGGATTGGACATGGTGAAAGGTATTCCACAAATTATTAAAGTCAATTCAACAGAAATTAAAAATATCCTTATGCCGATCGCACTTATTTTAACTGAACAGGTGCAACAGGTTTTAGAAAGGACGCCTCCAGAGTTAGTGGCCGATATTGGACTAAAAGGTATTGTCTTAACAGGTGGTGGAAGTTGCCTTGATGGAATAGACAAGTTGATTGAGGAAAAAATTGGAGTAAGTGTCAAAAGAGCAGAGGAACCATTGTCATCTGTCGGAACAGGCCTGATGAAAAAGATAAATGGAAAATACATCAAAGTAAAAAACTAA
- a CDS encoding acetyltransferase — MEGNEVGRQWNGLPLVIFGIGGLATQVKGLVDDINKSSNNRIYDLLGYVSNNSDDIGQEVNGLKIIISNDLFEDFSKKNKLLGIAIAIGAPSAKQTIEENILIKCDNIVCPNLIHPNANIPAGCTNDLGIGSIIFAGVSFATNIKLGNFVVVNFNSTVGHDITIEDYCTINPLSCISANVKVKKGSLIGACASIKENLILGQNSTAGLGAIVVKDIEENTTVICKAATKMEKK; from the coding sequence ATGGAGGGAAATGAAGTGGGCAGACAATGGAATGGGCTTCCGCTTGTAATATTTGGTATCGGTGGTTTGGCTACGCAAGTAAAGGGTTTAGTTGATGATATCAATAAGAGTTCAAATAATAGAATTTACGATCTATTGGGGTATGTTTCTAATAACTCTGATGATATAGGACAAGAAGTGAACGGATTAAAGATTATTATTTCAAATGATTTATTTGAAGACTTTTCAAAAAAAAATAAATTACTTGGAATTGCAATTGCAATTGGTGCACCGTCAGCAAAACAAACTATTGAAGAAAACATTTTAATAAAATGCGATAATATTGTATGCCCTAATCTTATTCATCCTAACGCAAATATACCTGCCGGTTGTACGAATGACCTTGGTATAGGTTCTATCATTTTTGCAGGCGTATCATTCGCAACAAACATCAAGTTGGGTAATTTTGTAGTTGTTAACTTCAATTCAACGGTTGGCCATGATATAACAATTGAAGATTATTGTACCATAAACCCGTTGTCTTGTATTTCTGCGAACGTAAAAGTTAAAAAAGGTTCATTAATTGGTGCCTGTGCCAGCATCAAAGAAAATCTGATCCTTGGTCAAAACAGTACTGCAGGGTTAGGGGCTATCGTTGTCAAAGATATTGAAGAGAATACTACTGTCATTTGTAAAGCAGCAACGAAAATGGAAAAAAAATAA
- a CDS encoding class I SAM-dependent methyltransferase, which yields MLLSDKNNVTTHWNDVSSDYDNLMAKDKSYQIQLETIVAEISSSPKRILDLGCGTGAILEKAIKKYPDIEYFALDPASEMLNLLQKKFSTNSNIQYTVGSAHKLEFEANTFDYVVTNWALHHLAHEDKITCAREVYRILKSGGKFVHGDQFALVMGPVQSEERILHILDLLTKKAKYYLQEVSFERMLLQIKLMPRFLTENGECLATTEFWIQAMESAGFEHIRTIISEPAYLLNRVLVGTKK from the coding sequence ATGTTATTGTCTGATAAGAACAATGTAACGACTCATTGGAATGATGTTAGTTCTGATTATGACAACCTAATGGCAAAGGATAAATCTTACCAAATACAACTTGAGACTATCGTTGCAGAAATAAGCAGTTCACCAAAGAGAATTCTTGACTTAGGTTGTGGGACCGGAGCGATTCTTGAAAAAGCTATAAAAAAGTATCCCGACATAGAATACTTTGCATTAGATCCCGCCTCTGAGATGTTAAACTTGCTACAGAAAAAATTTAGTACAAACAGTAATATACAATATACGGTTGGTAGTGCTCATAAACTGGAGTTTGAGGCAAATACCTTTGATTATGTTGTCACGAATTGGGCTTTGCATCATTTAGCTCATGAAGATAAGATAACTTGTGCCAGGGAGGTTTATCGTATCCTAAAGTCTGGTGGGAAGTTTGTACACGGAGACCAGTTTGCTTTGGTTATGGGGCCTGTACAGAGTGAAGAGAGAATTCTACATATCCTAGATCTTTTAACAAAGAAAGCTAAATACTATCTTCAAGAGGTTAGCTTTGAGAGGATGTTACTACAGATAAAACTAATGCCTAGATTCCTGACAGAAAACGGGGAATGTTTGGCTACTACTGAATTCTGGATCCAAGCAATGGAAAGCGCTGGATTTGAACATATCAGAACTATCATCAGTGAGCCAGCATACTTATTAAACAGAGTTTTAGTCGGCACTAAAAAGTGA
- a CDS encoding phosphoesterase, whose translation MENHCRRNHKRRYKCNRNIGQADADIGPLTPSQRNEEASQIREEATNFEKNLPIPEHPTNDDEEKYKDKIGNYSKALPHNELGEVDLYAYKAYKRAIAIGSPCVFEEIPLGGDKKLSNPQGSYAYELAGADSHHLGIAVPPSFSSAWIASEMAEVYWMSLVRDVPFMDYSTNHFTIQAAKDLSFFSAFKGPKEKGMVTPRTLFRSGFPGTLNGPYISQFLLLDIPYGDRTLLQYYNTTLPGEYFMTKYKEWLNIQNGLNPRTKSSYESKPRYIYNGRGLGEWVHYDFTYQGYLAACLILLNYGQEALAPTNPYLRSKTQIGFVTFGSAHVLDFTARAARLGLEAAWFQKFQVHRRLRPEEYGGCVDNVLKDYSNYPINPEILNSPVVNEVYSKFGSYLLPMAYPDGCPTHPAYPAGHATIAGAAVTILKAFFNEDYVIPDPVVPSSNGLSLSAFKGKPLTIGGELNKLASNISLGRDMSGVHWRSDGMEGMKLGETVAIRLLQDYKNTYNENFTGFKFTKFDGTNISI comes from the coding sequence ATCGAGAATCACTGCAGAAGAAATCATAAAAGAAGATACAAATGTAATCGTAACATTGGACAAGCAGATGCAGATATTGGGCCCTTAACACCATCTCAAAGAAATGAAGAGGCCTCTCAAATAAGAGAAGAAGCCACAAATTTCGAGAAGAACCTTCCTATTCCAGAGCATCCAACAAACGATGATGAAGAAAAGTACAAAGATAAGATTGGTAACTATTCAAAGGCGTTACCACATAATGAACTTGGAGAAGTCGACTTATACGCTTACAAAGCATATAAGCGCGCTATCGCAATAGGTAGTCCTTGTGTCTTTGAAGAAATCCCCTTAGGTGGCGACAAAAAACTAAGTAACCCCCAAGGAAGTTATGCATATGAACTTGCTGGAGCGGATTCACATCATTTAGGGATAGCCGTTCCACCTAGTTTTAGTAGTGCATGGATTGCAAGCGAAATGGCTGAGGTTTATTGGATGTCATTGGTGAGAGATGTACCTTTTATGGATTATAGCACCAATCACTTCACCATCCAAGCAGCAAAAGATTTGTCTTTTTTTTCAGCATTTAAAGGACCAAAAGAAAAAGGCATGGTAACACCAAGGACATTGTTTCGAAGTGGTTTTCCTGGAACCCTTAACGGACCATATATATCACAGTTTTTATTGTTGGACATACCCTATGGTGATCGCACCCTTCTTCAATACTACAATACAACCTTACCAGGTGAATACTTTATGACAAAATATAAAGAATGGTTAAATATTCAAAACGGTTTAAATCCGCGTACAAAAAGTAGCTATGAATCTAAACCCAGATACATATACAATGGTCGTGGTTTAGGTGAGTGGGTACACTATGACTTTACATATCAAGGGTATCTGGCAGCTTGTTTAATACTCTTGAATTACGGACAAGAGGCACTAGCACCCACAAATCCATACTTGCGCTCAAAAACTCAGATTGGATTTGTAACTTTTGGATCAGCTCATGTGTTAGATTTTACTGCACGTGCTGCAAGATTGGGATTGGAGGCTGCTTGGTTTCAAAAATTTCAAGTCCATCGTAGGTTGCGTCCTGAGGAATATGGCGGATGTGTAGATAATGTACTAAAAGATTATTCCAATTATCCGATCAACCCAGAAATACTCAACTCACCTGTAGTAAATGAAGTTTATTCTAAATTTGGTTCCTATTTATTGCCAATGGCCTATCCTGATGGTTGCCCTACACACCCAGCATATCCTGCTGGACATGCTACTATTGCGGGAGCTGCTGTAACCATTTTAAAAGCATTTTTTAATGAAGATTATGTGATTCCTGACCCAGTTGTGCCTAGTTCAAACGGATTGTCATTAAGCGCTTTTAAAGGTAAACCCTTAACTATTGGTGGTGAATTAAATAAACTCGCTAGTAATATTTCGCTAGGCCGAGATATGTCAGGTGTACATTGGCGTTCAGATGGAATGGAAGGGATGAAGCTTGGGGAGACTGTGGCCATTCGATTATTACAAGACTATAAGAATACATATAATGAAAATTTCACAGGATTTAAATTCACTAAGTTTGATGGGACAAATATTTCAATTTAG
- a CDS encoding glyoxalase, producing the protein MKFLWTTIYVNDMEASLKFYQEVVGLPLKRRFTSPTGMELAFLGSGETEVELICEKDGKEKLIGKEISMGFEINSVDEKIKEFEANGIEIYSGPVQPNPMIRFFYVLDPNGLKIQFVERIQA; encoded by the coding sequence ATGAAATTTTTATGGACTACAATTTATGTAAACGATATGGAAGCTTCTCTAAAGTTTTATCAAGAAGTGGTAGGATTGCCACTCAAAAGAAGATTTACTTCACCAACAGGCATGGAACTTGCTTTTTTAGGTTCTGGAGAAACAGAGGTTGAGCTGATTTGCGAAAAAGATGGTAAGGAAAAACTCATTGGGAAAGAAATTTCAATGGGTTTTGAAATCAATTCAGTGGATGAGAAAATTAAAGAGTTTGAAGCAAATGGGATAGAAATCTACAGTGGACCTGTGCAACCCAACCCTATGATTCGTTTCTTCTATGTACTAGATCCAAATGGTCTAAAGATACAGTTTGTGGAGCGAATTCAAGCTTAA
- a CDS encoding 3-keto-5-aminohexanoate cleavage protein has translation MTELNNKVIVTVATTGSRSSKQDTTFIPLQPKEIATEIYACWKAGASIAHIHVRDDHGKASMDLEKFKETVKYIRDTGCPILINLTTSGQLGLPDDDRIKHLVELKPELASYDCGSMNWMHSDIHLNSPRFLEKLGKIIQDNHIKPEIEVFDAGMIYNALYYLREGILEAPLHFQFVLGTAGGMDATIENLVFLKSLIPSGSTWGAFGISKAHLPIMYATLALGGHIRVGMEDNIYYSKGILAKSNTELVERAKRVITELNKEVATPDEARKILNLE, from the coding sequence ATGACTGAACTAAATAATAAAGTAATTGTTACAGTAGCTACAACGGGTTCGAGGTCTTCAAAGCAGGATACAACTTTTATTCCTCTTCAACCGAAGGAAATCGCAACCGAGATATATGCATGCTGGAAAGCAGGTGCTTCTATAGCACACATTCATGTCCGTGATGATCATGGCAAGGCATCAATGGATTTGGAAAAATTCAAAGAAACCGTTAAATATATCCGAGATACTGGGTGCCCCATCTTGATCAACCTTACAACTTCAGGACAATTAGGGCTTCCTGATGATGACAGAATAAAGCATCTTGTTGAATTAAAACCGGAACTGGCCTCCTATGACTGTGGGTCAATGAACTGGATGCATTCTGATATTCATCTAAATAGTCCTAGATTCCTCGAAAAACTTGGGAAGATAATACAGGATAACCATATAAAACCCGAAATAGAAGTATTTGACGCAGGAATGATTTATAATGCACTTTACTATTTAAGGGAAGGAATTTTGGAAGCTCCTCTCCATTTTCAATTTGTTCTAGGAACTGCGGGCGGTATGGATGCTACAATAGAGAATTTGGTATTCTTAAAAAGCTTAATACCTTCAGGTTCTACATGGGGAGCCTTTGGTATTTCCAAGGCGCATTTGCCCATCATGTATGCAACCCTTGCTCTTGGCGGACACATTAGAGTAGGTATGGAGGATAATATTTATTATTCAAAAGGGATATTGGCAAAATCTAATACAGAATTGGTAGAAAGAGCAAAAAGAGTTATAACTGAATTAAATAAAGAGGTTGCTACACCGGATGAAGCAAGAAAGATCCTCAATCTTGAATAA
- the mraW gene encoding 16S rRNA (cytosine(1402)-N(4))-methyltransferase encodes MDNQEPKRPRRIRYNGTHPKVFKEKYKELQPEKYADAVAKVIQKGSTPAGMHRSICVNEILEFLQITPGQTGLDATLGYGGHTLEMLKCLDSKGHLYAIDVDSIELPRTKERLERLGYGSEILTIKQMNFSNIDQITVESGPLHFVLADLGVSSMQIDNPERGFSFKNEGPLDLRLNPNRGISAAARLKTISQVELQGMLLENADEPNAAAIARAIISEIKKGKDLSTTTQLQQIIKDALNFIPENDRDHEIKKSCQRCFQALRIDVNNEFEVLYEFLEKLPATLAKGGRVAILSFHSGEDRLVKKSFQRFFREGVYLEIAPDSIRPSSEECNANSRARSAKLRWAIKA; translated from the coding sequence ATGGATAATCAAGAGCCAAAACGTCCGCGACGTATTCGATATAACGGCACTCATCCTAAAGTTTTTAAAGAAAAATACAAGGAACTGCAACCAGAGAAATATGCTGATGCTGTGGCAAAGGTTATTCAAAAGGGTAGTACTCCTGCTGGTATGCATCGTTCAATTTGCGTTAATGAAATATTAGAATTCTTACAAATTACTCCTGGACAAACTGGATTAGATGCAACCCTAGGTTATGGCGGTCATACTTTAGAGATGCTTAAATGTTTAGATTCAAAAGGGCACTTGTATGCAATTGATGTAGATTCTATTGAATTACCGCGCACTAAGGAGCGTTTAGAGCGTTTAGGTTATGGTTCCGAAATTTTAACGATCAAACAAATGAACTTTTCCAATATAGATCAAATTACTGTCGAATCGGGACCGCTCCATTTTGTATTGGCAGATTTAGGGGTCTCTTCAATGCAAATAGACAATCCTGAAAGAGGATTTTCATTTAAGAACGAAGGGCCCTTAGACTTGCGACTTAATCCTAATAGAGGTATCTCTGCAGCAGCTCGTTTAAAAACCATTTCACAAGTTGAATTACAAGGTATGTTGTTAGAAAATGCGGATGAGCCTAATGCTGCAGCAATTGCTCGTGCCATTATTTCCGAGATAAAAAAAGGAAAAGACCTTTCAACAACAACTCAACTCCAACAAATCATCAAAGATGCTCTGAACTTTATTCCAGAAAATGATAGGGACCATGAGATAAAAAAATCCTGTCAACGATGTTTTCAAGCGCTCAGAATTGATGTCAATAATGAATTTGAAGTGTTATATGAATTTTTGGAAAAACTTCCTGCTACCCTTGCCAAAGGTGGGCGCGTTGCTATACTTTCATTTCATTCAGGAGAAGATCGTCTCGTTAAAAAATCTTTTCAACGCTTTTTTCGTGAAGGCGTCTACCTTGAAATAGCTCCCGATTCTATTCGACCATCATCAGAAGAATGTAATGCCAATAGTCGTGCTCGTTCTGCTAAACTGCGTTGGGCTATAAAAGCATAA
- a CDS encoding DEAD/DEAH box helicase, whose translation MVFQDLKLNPSIIKAIEDQKYEKPTPIQEKAIPSILSGKDLLGCAQTGTGKTAAFAIPILQMLSEDSIDHEVYNQIKALVLAPTRELAIQIGESFQTYGQHLNIQTGIIYGGVTPKRHIKVMKREPNILVATPGRLLDLIEQGYVDLNSIKMFVLDEADRMLDLGMIRDVKNIISKLPKERQNLLFSATMPQEVSKLVHSILRNPVKIEVKSNSKTSNEMDIKQQVYFVDEPDKTSLLLHLLEDKSFESVLVFARTKMKADKVSKAINIKNIRSKAIHGDKNQSERLKALERFKNKEIRVLVATDVAARGIDIEKLSHVVNMDIPNVPETYIHRIGRTGRAGMGGTAISLCSNQETAFLKDIEKLQGKSIEVVENHPYV comes from the coding sequence ATGGTATTTCAAGATTTAAAATTAAATCCATCTATTATAAAAGCAATAGAAGATCAAAAATATGAAAAACCAACTCCAATACAAGAAAAAGCGATTCCGTCAATATTAAGTGGAAAAGATTTGCTTGGATGTGCACAGACAGGAACTGGTAAAACAGCTGCTTTTGCAATTCCTATATTACAAATGCTTTCAGAAGATAGTATCGATCATGAAGTGTACAATCAAATTAAAGCATTGGTTTTAGCACCTACTCGTGAATTAGCTATTCAAATTGGTGAAAGTTTTCAAACTTATGGACAACATCTAAATATTCAGACCGGTATTATTTATGGGGGAGTAACTCCAAAAAGACATATCAAGGTAATGAAAAGAGAGCCCAATATTTTAGTTGCAACACCTGGGCGACTTCTTGACTTGATTGAACAAGGATATGTTGATTTAAATAGTATAAAAATGTTTGTACTTGATGAAGCAGATAGGATGCTTGATTTAGGAATGATACGAGATGTTAAAAATATCATATCAAAATTGCCAAAAGAGAGACAAAACCTTTTGTTTTCAGCAACTATGCCGCAAGAAGTTTCGAAACTTGTTCATTCAATTTTAAGAAATCCTGTAAAAATAGAAGTTAAAAGTAATAGCAAGACTTCAAATGAAATGGATATTAAACAACAAGTATATTTCGTTGATGAACCAGACAAAACATCATTGTTATTGCATTTGCTTGAAGATAAATCATTTGAATCTGTATTGGTTTTTGCAAGAACTAAAATGAAAGCAGATAAAGTTAGTAAAGCGATTAATATAAAAAATATAAGATCTAAAGCTATTCATGGCGATAAAAATCAATCTGAAAGGCTAAAGGCTTTGGAGCGTTTTAAAAATAAAGAAATAAGGGTTTTGGTTGCCACAGATGTAGCGGCAAGAGGGATTGATATAGAAAAATTGTCACATGTAGTGAACATGGATATTCCAAACGTTCCCGAAACATATATTCACAGAATTGGACGTACAGGTAGAGCCGGGATGGGTGGAACAGCAATTTCACTTTGTAGCAATCAAGAAACAGCATTTTTAAAAGATATTGAAAAACTTCAAGGCAAATCAATAGAGGTTGTGGAAAATCATCCATATGTATGA